A single region of the Anaerostipes rhamnosivorans genome encodes:
- a CDS encoding ImmA/IrrE family metallo-endopeptidase yields the protein MDLNYHDILLKILDVYRDCEIQSFPIDCYSILRHYGYRIFTYQNMRDINERLYEYCRNYSEDAFRYGANRIIAYDETKSPFRIRFSIMHELGHIMLGHSKECSQNEHQANFFASNILAPRMAIHFAQCRDENDVSSCFQISREAGSYAFQNYRLWRDSVSRDVSDIDEAMYHHFYNEDIGKFIFSVTTCSICGETIYNSTDDLCIHCKMDKIRRECAPAHLTKDDRILVHIEQQFLNNI from the coding sequence GTGGATTTGAATTATCACGATATACTTCTTAAGATACTTGATGTTTACAGAGACTGTGAGATCCAGTCATTTCCGATTGACTGCTACAGTATTTTAAGACACTACGGATACCGGATTTTCACGTATCAGAACATGCGGGACATCAATGAGCGGCTCTATGAATACTGCAGAAATTATTCTGAGGACGCGTTCCGCTACGGTGCCAACCGGATCATTGCCTATGATGAGACAAAGTCTCCTTTTAGGATCCGGTTCTCCATTATGCATGAGCTGGGACATATTATGCTGGGGCATTCCAAAGAATGCTCCCAAAATGAGCACCAGGCTAATTTTTTCGCCAGCAATATCCTGGCTCCCAGGATGGCGATTCATTTTGCCCAGTGCAGAGATGAGAATGATGTTTCCTCCTGCTTTCAGATCAGCAGAGAGGCCGGTTCTTATGCATTTCAGAATTACAGGCTTTGGAGAGATTCTGTATCCAGAGATGTAAGCGACATTGACGAAGCTATGTACCATCATTTTTATAATGAAGATATCGGAAAATTTATTTTTAGCGTCACAACGTGCAGTATCTGCGGCGAGACGATCTATAATTCAACAGATGACCTATGCATTCACTGTAAGATGGACAAGATAAGAAGAGAGTGCGCTCCTGCACATCTGACAAAAGATGACCGGATCCTAGTTCATATAGAACAGCAGTTTTTAAACAATATATAG
- the rapZ gene encoding RNase adapter RapZ, with protein sequence MRFVIVTGMSGAGKSSALKMLEDVGYFCVDNLPTRLLCKFAELTLDKTANISNVALGIDIRSGASIDEFLEELNKVHEMGVKFEILFLNASNRILVKRYKETRRNHPLARNGRIEDGILKEREAVDVLKKHADYVIDTSQLLTRELKAEIDRIFVREEEYANFNVAVVSFGFKFGIPADVDLVFDVRFLPNPYYDLNLRPLTGNDKPIQDFVMKHEESRVFLDKLEDMLKFLIPNYIKEGKYNLVIGIGCTGGKHRSVTITNALAERLKQLPYPVKIEHRDITR encoded by the coding sequence ATGAGGTTTGTGATTGTTACCGGGATGTCAGGAGCAGGAAAGAGCAGCGCATTAAAAATGCTTGAGGATGTCGGATATTTTTGTGTGGATAATCTTCCGACCAGGCTGCTTTGCAAGTTTGCGGAGCTTACACTGGATAAGACGGCAAACATATCCAATGTAGCCCTCGGTATTGACATCCGCAGCGGAGCATCTATCGATGAGTTTTTAGAAGAATTAAATAAGGTCCATGAAATGGGCGTCAAGTTTGAGATCCTGTTTCTAAACGCCAGTAACCGAATCTTGGTGAAACGATATAAAGAGACCAGGAGAAACCATCCTCTGGCCCGCAACGGGCGGATCGAGGATGGAATCCTAAAAGAGCGTGAGGCAGTGGATGTCTTAAAAAAGCACGCAGATTATGTCATTGATACGAGCCAGCTGCTCACAAGGGAATTGAAGGCTGAAATTGACAGAATATTTGTCAGGGAAGAAGAATATGCTAACTTCAATGTGGCGGTGGTATCCTTTGGATTTAAGTTTGGGATCCCGGCTGATGTTGACCTTGTATTTGATGTCAGGTTCCTTCCCAATCCTTATTATGATCTGAATCTGCGCCCTTTGACTGGAAATGACAAGCCGATCCAGGATTTTGTCATGAAGCATGAGGAGTCCAGAGTATTTTTAGACAAGCTGGAAGATATGCTGAAATTCCTGATTCCAAATTACATTAAGGAAGGGAAGTATAATCTTGTGATCGGGATTGGATGCACAGGCGGGAAGCATCGGTCCGTCACGATCACAAATGCTTTGGCAGAAAGATTAAAACAGCTGCCATATCCAGTGAAGATTGAGCATAGAGATATAACGAGGTAG
- a CDS encoding helix-turn-helix transcriptional regulator: MGIGSKLELLLKEHHMNPNELAKKINVAPTTIYSMIKRDSRKADIEVLLKISKEFGVTTEYFCDDESLISDNQNEPSYADLKTLIARNGKEMSIEEKLELIKMLSEL, translated from the coding sequence ATGGGTATTGGATCAAAGTTAGAGCTGTTGTTAAAAGAACATCATATGAATCCCAACGAGCTGGCCAAAAAGATCAACGTGGCACCTACCACAATCTACTCTATGATCAAAAGAGACAGCCGGAAAGCTGATATAGAAGTTCTTTTAAAAATCTCAAAGGAGTTTGGAGTCACCACAGAATATTTCTGTGACGATGAATCTCTGATCTCTGACAATCAAAATGAACCATCTTATGCAGATTTGAAAACACTGATCGCAAGGAATGGGAAGGAAATGTCCATCGAAGAAAAATTAGAACTTATAAAGATGTTATCTGAATTATAA
- the murB gene encoding UDP-N-acetylmuramate dehydrogenase, producing MSTILEELRQKIAPERVLTGEPMKNHTTFRIGGEAELYVIPETIEEVQCTVKAAKEYETPLFILGNGSNLLVGDQGIDGIVLQIYKNMNKITCKGNEITAQAGALLSSIAKEAQRQNLTGFEFAGGIPGTFGGAITMNAGAYGGEMIQVLKEATVLTKDGEILTLSASDLELGYRTSNVIKCGYTVLSGTISLEDGDPAEIKKQMDEYTLARKTKQPLELPSAGSTFKRPEGYFAGKLIDDAGLRGYQVGGARVSDKHCGFVVNQDHATAKDVLQLIEDVQKKVKEKFGVDLEPEVKRVGKF from the coding sequence ATGAGCACGATTCTTGAAGAATTGAGACAGAAGATAGCACCAGAACGGGTACTCACAGGGGAACCTATGAAGAATCATACAACCTTCCGCATCGGCGGAGAAGCAGAACTGTATGTGATCCCTGAGACCATAGAGGAAGTACAGTGTACGGTCAAAGCAGCAAAAGAATATGAAACTCCGCTCTTTATCCTTGGAAACGGCAGCAATCTCCTGGTAGGCGATCAGGGAATTGACGGAATTGTACTTCAGATCTATAAAAACATGAATAAGATCACCTGCAAAGGAAATGAGATCACTGCCCAGGCAGGAGCACTGCTGAGTTCCATCGCCAAGGAAGCACAGAGACAGAACCTCACCGGGTTTGAGTTTGCAGGAGGGATCCCCGGCACATTCGGCGGTGCGATCACTATGAATGCGGGAGCTTACGGCGGAGAGATGATTCAGGTGTTAAAGGAAGCCACAGTGCTGACGAAGGACGGAGAGATTCTGACGCTGTCTGCCAGTGATCTGGAACTCGGATACCGGACCAGCAATGTGATTAAATGCGGATATACGGTATTGAGCGGTACCATTTCACTCGAAGATGGAGATCCTGCCGAGATCAAAAAGCAGATGGATGAATATACATTGGCGAGAAAGACAAAACAGCCGCTGGAGCTGCCCAGTGCAGGCAGCACATTTAAACGCCCGGAAGGATATTTCGCGGGGAAATTGATCGATGACGCAGGACTCAGGGGATACCAGGTCGGCGGTGCGCGGGTATCCGATAAACACTGCGGTTTTGTAGTGAATCAGGATCATGCGACAGCCAAAGATGTGCTCCAGCTGATCGAAGATGTACAGAAAAAAGTGAAGGAGAAGTTTGGAGTGGACCTGGAGCCGGAAGTGAAGCGGGTCGGAAAGTTTTAG
- a CDS encoding ROK family glucokinase produces MKYIYGIDVGGTTVKLGLFQEDGSLVEKWEIPTRKENGGAHIIEDIGAALKENIAAHKIQTDQLIGAGVGVPGAVLSLKKVNECVNLGWGQVDVAEELGKLLGCPVKVTNDANVAALGELWVGAAKDYRSAVMVTLGTGVGGGMIVDGQIINGSHGYGGEIGHMTVNPAETRKCNCGKTGCLELYASATGIVFETKKALEASDAETPLKKMTDFSAKDIFDLAKGGDTFAAEQVDHLGEKLAMAFGNITLTVDPEVFVIGGGVSKAGTILLDAIKKHYGNYTFGAVKEGKFILASLGNDAGIYGAARLIKGE; encoded by the coding sequence ATGAAATATATTTATGGAATTGACGTGGGAGGCACCACAGTAAAGCTGGGATTGTTTCAGGAAGATGGGAGCCTTGTGGAAAAGTGGGAGATTCCTACAAGAAAAGAAAACGGCGGAGCCCATATCATCGAAGATATCGGAGCGGCGCTGAAAGAAAATATCGCAGCGCACAAGATCCAGACGGATCAGCTGATCGGAGCCGGAGTGGGTGTGCCCGGAGCAGTGCTTTCTCTTAAGAAGGTAAACGAATGTGTCAACCTTGGATGGGGGCAGGTCGATGTGGCAGAAGAACTTGGAAAGCTTTTGGGATGTCCTGTGAAGGTGACAAATGATGCCAATGTGGCCGCCCTTGGAGAACTCTGGGTCGGAGCTGCAAAGGATTACCGCAGTGCGGTTATGGTCACTCTGGGTACTGGAGTCGGCGGTGGCATGATTGTCGATGGACAGATCATCAACGGCAGCCATGGCTACGGCGGAGAGATCGGGCATATGACAGTCAACCCGGCAGAGACACGCAAGTGCAACTGCGGAAAGACGGGATGTCTGGAGTTGTATGCTTCTGCGACTGGAATTGTTTTTGAGACAAAGAAGGCATTGGAGGCGTCCGACGCAGAGACACCCCTGAAAAAGATGACAGACTTTTCGGCAAAGGATATTTTTGACCTAGCAAAAGGGGGAGACACTTTTGCAGCTGAACAGGTAGACCATTTAGGTGAGAAACTGGCAATGGCCTTTGGAAATATTACTCTGACAGTGGACCCTGAGGTTTTTGTGATCGGCGGGGGAGTCTCCAAGGCGGGAACTATACTTTTGGACGCCATTAAAAAGCACTATGGAAATTATACCTTCGGCGCTGTAAAAGAAGGAAAATTCATTCTTGCAAGCCTTGGAAACGATGCAGGAATTTACGGGGCCGCAAGACTGATCAAAGGAGAATAA
- a CDS encoding HPr family phosphocarrier protein, whose product MISKSINIHVTENKEERPVAFLVQMASQFESKILIEAGNKRINGKSIMGMMSLGLDDLDNITVVADGADEETAVSTIEQYLTKGA is encoded by the coding sequence ATGATTTCTAAGAGTATCAATATTCATGTGACGGAGAATAAGGAAGAACGTCCGGTTGCTTTTTTGGTCCAGATGGCCAGCCAATTCGAGAGCAAGATTTTAATCGAGGCAGGCAACAAAAGGATCAATGGAAAAAGTATCATGGGTATGATGAGTCTTGGTTTGGATGATTTAGACAATATTACTGTTGTTGCGGACGGAGCGGACGAAGAGACTGCTGTCTCAACAATTGAACAATATTTAACAAAAGGAGCATAA
- the hprK gene encoding HPr(Ser) kinase/phosphatase — translation MSEEYKVSVAELAKKLELIPVIPDINTNDIYITQAEVNRPALQLAGFFDHFSSSRVQIIGNVEYIYINNILEKEDNCDQILDRLFSAQIPCLVFCRGKEPCEKIINFGRKYGVPVFISKDSTSEFTAEVIRWLSVELAPRISIHGVLVDVFGEGILITGESGIGKSEAALELLKRGHRLVSDDVVEIKRVSKDTLIGSSPAVTRFFIELRGIGIIDVKNLFGVESVKMTQSIDLVIQLEDWNKDTDYDRLGLDENYVEYLGNKVVAHALPIRPGRNLAIIVESAAINHRQKKMGYNAAEELYKRVTGKLEE, via the coding sequence ATGAGCGAAGAATACAAGGTATCGGTGGCAGAACTGGCAAAAAAGCTGGAGTTGATCCCAGTGATCCCGGACATCAACACCAATGACATTTATATTACACAGGCAGAAGTAAACCGTCCGGCATTGCAGCTGGCAGGCTTTTTTGACCATTTCTCATCATCCAGGGTGCAGATCATCGGAAATGTGGAATATATATACATCAACAATATCTTGGAGAAGGAAGATAACTGCGACCAGATCCTGGACCGCCTTTTTAGTGCCCAGATCCCGTGCCTGGTATTCTGCCGGGGGAAAGAACCGTGTGAAAAGATCATTAATTTCGGAAGAAAATATGGAGTCCCTGTTTTTATCAGCAAGGATTCTACCTCAGAATTTACTGCGGAAGTAATCCGCTGGCTCAGTGTGGAACTGGCTCCGAGGATTTCGATCCATGGAGTTTTAGTGGATGTTTTCGGTGAAGGTATTCTGATCACAGGAGAGAGTGGTATCGGAAAGAGCGAAGCTGCCCTTGAACTGTTAAAGAGAGGACACCGTCTCGTATCAGATGATGTGGTGGAGATCAAGCGTGTGAGCAAAGATACCCTGATCGGCTCATCCCCTGCTGTGACCCGGTTCTTTATTGAACTGCGGGGTATCGGCATCATTGATGTGAAGAATCTGTTCGGTGTGGAGAGTGTCAAGATGACCCAGAGCATTGATCTTGTCATTCAGCTGGAAGACTGGAATAAAGACACGGATTATGACCGGCTGGGCCTGGATGAAAACTATGTAGAGTACCTTGGAAATAAGGTAGTGGCACATGCACTTCCAATCCGTCCGGGCAGAAATCTGGCGATCATCGTTGAGTCAGCTGCCATTAACCATCGCCAGAAGAAAATGGGATACAATGCTGCAGAGGAATTATACAAAAGAGTGACTGGGAAATTGGAGGAATAA
- the uvrC gene encoding excinuclease ABC subunit UvrC: MFNIQEELKKLPAKPGVYIMHNDKDEIIYVGKAIKLCNRVRQYFQGSRNLTTKIQHMVSHIAYFEYIITDSELEALVLECNLIKEHRPKYNTMLKDDKNYPYIKVTTNEEYPRIMLARKMKQDKCKYFGPYTSAGAVKDIIELLRKLFKIRTCSRKLPKDIGKDRPCLYYQIKQCEGPCQGYISREDYQKSIEKVLSFLNGNYKDVSEMLTEKMNQAAAELEFESAAEYRNLLKSIAKIADRQKINSHGFENRDIIAFAKEKTDAVVSVFFIRDGKLLGREYFHMTQDEETSDQELMSAFVKQFYAGTPYLPGEIFLECGMDDIEIVEEWLSKKRGGRVHIRIPVRGEKHRLVELAKENARNVLNRDKEKLKREEQRTIGAVKEIEQLLGIKGLHRMEAFDISNISGFQTVASMVVFEDGKARKRDYRKFRLKSVDGPDDYKSMEEVLTRRLLHGQREIEELKEKNQDLEFGSFTKFPDLLLMDGGKGQVNVAERVLKDLNLEIPVCGMVKDDNHRTRGLYYNNDEIYFPKRSEAFLLVTRIQDEAHRFAIEYHRSLRAKGQVSSVLDDIKGVGPKRRKELMKHFKQIQNIKDATEDEIMQVPGMTRKAAKEIYSFFHLSQEENVIN, translated from the coding sequence GTATTTCCAGGGCAGCAGAAATTTAACCACAAAGATTCAGCATATGGTATCTCATATTGCATATTTTGAGTATATTATTACAGATTCAGAGCTGGAAGCACTGGTGCTGGAGTGTAACCTGATCAAGGAGCACCGGCCCAAATACAACACCATGCTGAAGGATGACAAGAATTATCCGTACATCAAAGTTACCACTAATGAAGAATATCCCCGGATCATGCTGGCCAGAAAGATGAAGCAGGACAAGTGTAAATACTTCGGGCCATATACAAGTGCGGGGGCAGTAAAGGATATCATTGAGCTGCTGAGGAAGCTTTTTAAGATTAGGACATGCAGCAGGAAACTTCCAAAGGATATCGGAAAAGACCGTCCTTGCCTGTACTATCAGATCAAGCAGTGTGAAGGGCCGTGTCAGGGATATATTTCTAGGGAAGATTACCAAAAATCTATTGAGAAAGTACTGAGCTTTCTAAACGGAAATTATAAAGATGTATCCGAAATGCTCACTGAAAAGATGAACCAGGCGGCTGCCGAACTGGAATTTGAATCGGCCGCAGAGTACAGGAATCTGCTGAAAAGCATTGCAAAGATCGCAGACCGTCAGAAGATCAACAGCCATGGATTTGAAAACAGGGATATCATTGCCTTTGCAAAAGAAAAAACAGATGCAGTAGTTTCTGTCTTTTTCATTCGGGACGGAAAGCTTTTGGGAAGAGAGTATTTTCATATGACCCAGGACGAGGAAACTTCGGATCAGGAGCTCATGAGTGCATTTGTAAAGCAGTTTTATGCGGGGACACCATATCTTCCAGGGGAGATTTTCCTGGAATGTGGTATGGATGACATAGAAATCGTAGAAGAATGGCTGTCCAAGAAACGGGGAGGCCGTGTCCATATCAGGATCCCGGTACGAGGTGAAAAACACCGTCTGGTGGAACTGGCGAAAGAAAATGCACGGAATGTCCTGAACAGGGATAAGGAAAAGCTGAAACGGGAAGAACAGCGCACAATCGGGGCGGTTAAGGAAATTGAGCAGCTTCTGGGGATTAAGGGACTACACAGGATGGAGGCTTTTGATATTTCCAATATCAGCGGATTTCAGACGGTGGCATCCATGGTCGTGTTTGAGGACGGTAAAGCCAGAAAGCGGGATTATAGAAAGTTCCGCCTGAAGTCTGTGGACGGCCCGGATGATTACAAGAGTATGGAAGAAGTCCTTACAAGAAGACTGTTACACGGACAGCGGGAGATCGAGGAGTTGAAAGAGAAAAATCAGGACCTGGAATTTGGCAGTTTTACGAAGTTTCCGGACCTGCTGCTGATGGACGGAGGAAAAGGACAAGTCAACGTTGCGGAGAGGGTTTTAAAGGATCTGAATCTGGAAATCCCTGTGTGTGGTATGGTGAAAGATGACAATCATAGAACCCGTGGATTGTATTATAATAATGATGAAATCTACTTTCCAAAACGAAGTGAAGCTTTTCTGCTTGTGACTAGGATTCAGGATGAAGCCCACCGGTTTGCCATTGAGTATCACCGGTCACTGAGAGCAAAAGGACAAGTCAGTTCTGTGCTTGATGATATCAAAGGCGTCGGTCCAAAGCGAAGAAAAGAGCTGATGAAACATTTCAAACAGATACAAAACATCAAAGATGCCACGGAAGATGAGATCATGCAGGTGCCGGGCATGACTCGGAAAGCGGCAAAAGAAATCTATTCGTTTTTCCATTTGTCTCAGGAAGAAAATGTGATAAACTAA
- a CDS encoding serine/threonine protein kinase: MNKLIKKAAIIAMSGVLTFSMMPSISAKAAKKKLFVNKVYDTTTQVKGKTKKKYQVRVIIGKQTYKANASKTGNFSVKIPKQTAGESLIVKTYRKSGRRWKYYTKKKVSILAKTISVKKFSKTSKYIKGYARPKYKIKLTMNGKTYTKKAGSKTGYFAVKMKKAAGNATGTIKLYDTKGKYVKTYKIQAESDYTQNGKPYNGKVPGLSDPINVEDFNNRLNSTNTFKDNSIYYRYDITKSFSDVCSGYGRGSCGYISTYLGRSNNEESMWFTAKNGVTLYYMTFESGDLRNTPIPGPSNKAEIIKSGETVQIDPKFKDAEGHISRLAIKIVGYKNGKPVIMVSELL; the protein is encoded by the coding sequence ATGAATAAATTAATAAAAAAAGCAGCAATCATAGCAATGAGCGGGGTTTTAACTTTTTCTATGATGCCATCAATTTCCGCTAAAGCAGCTAAAAAGAAATTATTCGTAAATAAGGTGTATGATACGACAACACAAGTAAAAGGAAAGACCAAGAAAAAGTATCAGGTGCGGGTTATAATAGGAAAGCAGACGTATAAAGCAAATGCAAGTAAAACAGGAAATTTCAGCGTAAAAATTCCTAAACAGACGGCAGGAGAAAGTCTGATTGTGAAAACTTATCGGAAATCAGGGAGAAGATGGAAGTACTACACGAAGAAAAAAGTTTCTATTTTAGCCAAAACAATTTCAGTTAAAAAGTTTTCAAAGACTTCCAAGTACATTAAAGGATATGCAAGGCCAAAGTACAAAATTAAATTAACTATGAATGGAAAGACGTATACGAAAAAGGCTGGCAGCAAGACAGGATATTTTGCAGTGAAAATGAAAAAAGCTGCAGGCAACGCGACGGGCACAATTAAGCTGTATGACACAAAAGGGAAGTATGTAAAAACTTATAAGATACAAGCTGAATCTGATTATACGCAAAATGGAAAACCTTATAATGGGAAAGTACCTGGTCTCTCTGACCCCATCAATGTAGAAGACTTTAATAATAGGCTGAATAGCACGAACACATTTAAGGATAATTCTATTTACTATAGATATGATATTACAAAAAGTTTTTCAGATGTGTGTTCTGGGTATGGCAGAGGCAGTTGTGGTTATATTTCAACTTACTTAGGCAGAAGTAATAATGAAGAGAGTATGTGGTTCACTGCTAAAAATGGAGTTACGCTTTATTATATGACGTTTGAGTCTGGCGATTTGAGAAATACTCCTATTCCTGGACCATCCAACAAGGCAGAGATAATAAAATCTGGAGAGACAGTACAGATTGACCCTAAGTTTAAGGATGCGGAAGGGCACATTTCGCGTTTAGCAATAAAGATTGTTGGTTATAAAAATGGGAAGCCAGTGATCATGGTGTCTGAATTATTATAA
- the whiA gene encoding DNA-binding protein WhiA → MSFSSEVKEELARLTSGARHCKIAELAGILDFCGEVLFNEGTYCVKVHTENVSVAKRFFTLLKDTFGIHGELQVKRNEYLKRSRNYSVFVDKHEDCVLLLKAVKYFEPKNFGLVLQNTCCKRAYIRGAFLAAGSMSDPEKNYHFEIVTLHEEFAEQLQDVLDFFELDAKIVIRKKYYVVYIKEGAKIVDVLNIMEAHVALMNLENVRILKDMRNTVNRRVNCETANINKTVSAAVKQAEDIRFLQEHRGLSELNQGLQDIAYLRLEHPEATLKELGEMLNPPVGKSGVNHRLKKLSKIAEDMRMGGSL, encoded by the coding sequence ATGTCATTTTCAAGTGAAGTGAAAGAAGAACTCGCAAGGCTCACCAGCGGAGCCAGACACTGTAAGATCGCAGAACTTGCCGGTATTCTTGATTTCTGCGGAGAGGTCCTTTTTAATGAAGGCACCTACTGTGTAAAAGTGCATACAGAAAATGTGTCGGTGGCAAAACGCTTTTTTACGCTGCTAAAAGACACGTTTGGTATTCATGGAGAACTGCAGGTGAAACGCAATGAATATCTGAAAAGAAGTCGAAATTATTCGGTTTTTGTTGACAAACATGAGGATTGTGTTTTATTATTGAAAGCAGTGAAATATTTTGAGCCAAAGAATTTTGGATTAGTCCTGCAGAACACGTGCTGTAAAAGGGCCTATATCCGGGGTGCTTTTCTGGCAGCCGGTTCCATGAGTGATCCGGAGAAAAATTATCACTTTGAAATTGTAACTCTTCATGAAGAATTTGCGGAACAATTGCAAGATGTGCTTGATTTTTTTGAATTAGATGCTAAAATAGTAATTCGTAAGAAGTACTATGTAGTGTATATCAAAGAAGGTGCAAAGATCGTTGATGTACTAAACATCATGGAAGCACATGTCGCTTTGATGAACCTCGAAAATGTCCGTATCTTGAAAGATATGAGGAACACGGTGAACCGCCGTGTAAACTGCGAGACTGCCAACATCAACAAGACAGTTTCAGCAGCCGTGAAGCAAGCCGAGGATATTCGATTTTTACAAGAGCATAGAGGGCTTAGTGAACTGAACCAGGGACTGCAAGACATCGCCTATCTGCGATTGGAACATCCTGAGGCTACTCTGAAAGAGCTAGGAGAGATGCTGAATCCCCCCGTTGGCAAATCAGGAGTGAATCATCGTCTTAAGAAGCTGAGTAAGATTGCTGAAGATATGAGAATGGGAGGATCATTATGA